In Brevibacterium zhoupengii, the following are encoded in one genomic region:
- a CDS encoding stealth family protein: MRKIVAPNSSVLSTPDQTVSIELWQELSSNVKRTDGGLHLPGTMRRRNSDHGLAVDYMVPATWERALRNHSRLALPAPHLRELQEPVDIVYTWVDGSDPEWRARMTALRDRLDLRTTASSSLSESRFTSRDELRFSLRSLEYYASWVRRIFIVTDQQIPEWLNKEHPKVTVVDHRDIFTDTGALPVFNSHAIESQLHHIPGLAEHYLYLNDDCFFLRPTDPELFFTANGLSKHFRSIVPIDIDHWTPRDLPIISAAKQGREHLVDKYGRTVTHRFKHTPHAQLRSVLETMEAEEPELFARVAASPFRSPEDVSIPSSLHHLDAFARGRSIEGQIGYQFVDLNEDDLELRLLRVARRTDLDVFCLNETTLREESEPSVDALVARFLNHRFPVPSSFEVD, encoded by the coding sequence TTGAGAAAAATTGTCGCTCCCAATTCAAGTGTGCTGAGCACACCCGACCAAACGGTGTCGATCGAATTGTGGCAAGAGCTGAGCTCGAACGTTAAGCGCACCGATGGTGGACTTCATTTGCCCGGAACCATGCGCCGTCGAAATTCCGATCACGGCTTGGCCGTGGACTATATGGTGCCAGCTACTTGGGAAAGAGCGCTGAGGAACCACTCTCGTCTTGCCCTTCCTGCACCTCACCTGCGGGAGCTGCAGGAACCGGTCGACATTGTCTATACGTGGGTCGACGGGTCCGACCCGGAGTGGCGAGCACGAATGACCGCACTTCGCGACAGGCTTGATTTAAGGACCACCGCTTCTTCGTCGCTTTCGGAATCGCGGTTCACCTCGCGCGATGAATTGAGATTCTCACTTCGCTCACTCGAATACTATGCTTCGTGGGTTCGGCGAATCTTCATTGTTACGGATCAGCAGATTCCTGAGTGGTTGAACAAGGAACACCCGAAAGTCACCGTCGTCGATCACCGTGACATCTTCACCGACACAGGGGCACTTCCCGTCTTCAACTCGCACGCCATCGAATCTCAACTGCACCATATCCCCGGTCTAGCCGAGCACTATCTCTATCTCAATGACGACTGCTTCTTCCTCAGACCTACTGACCCTGAGTTGTTCTTCACAGCGAACGGCCTGTCCAAACATTTTCGATCGATCGTGCCCATCGATATCGACCACTGGACCCCTCGGGATCTTCCAATCATCTCCGCAGCCAAACAAGGAAGAGAGCACCTCGTCGATAAGTACGGCCGCACAGTCACCCACCGGTTCAAGCACACTCCACACGCGCAGCTTCGTTCCGTGCTCGAAACAATGGAGGCCGAAGAGCCCGAGCTCTTCGCGCGAGTTGCAGCTTCACCGTTCCGCTCGCCAGAGGATGTGTCCATCCCCTCGTCCCTCCACCACCTCGATGCTTTTGCCCGGGGACGATCAATCGAAGGGCAGATCGGTTATCAGTTCGTAGACCTCAACGAAGATGATTTGGAACTGCGCCTGCTCCGGGTCGCGCGTCGCACCGATTTGGATGTGTTCTGCCTCAATGAGACCACGCTCAGAGAGGAGTCAGAGCCGTCGGTGGATGCCTTAGTAGCCCGCTTCCTCAATCACCGTTTCCCTGTACCGTCAAGCTTTGAAGTCGACTAA
- a CDS encoding TetR family transcriptional regulator C-terminal domain-containing protein, protein MVETSNGAGNSQESLVSRVRDAIRSAGINHSEVARNIGIEPSKLSKSLAGTRNFRVEEISRIATLTNVSTDWLSTGRSAQPPRRRTVPHFHREAGDGPAGTDARPDARTGSADATASLDYEESLPNLAKAGEWMSKGKRNRHRIVAAAWELYADLGVDNVRTEDVAQASGLSTSAVNYHFRSKPQLLQATLRYTLDILSGIRGLTDPDDPLTTLREFARVHAGVNATIRRVWSIWVQSWARAAVDEHARATLNEVYAEWFELFASVVLAGQKAGTIRAGDTILMAKGLSVFIDGLGVARSTGQMNITDDEALQMLDDYLNDHLAAAVPDHGSPTQGKRGTRTSDRPVPHPQEEGT, encoded by the coding sequence GTGGTCGAGACGAGCAATGGTGCAGGCAACAGCCAGGAGTCCCTGGTGAGCCGCGTGCGTGATGCGATCAGATCCGCCGGGATCAACCACAGTGAAGTCGCTCGCAACATCGGCATTGAGCCGAGCAAACTCTCCAAGTCTCTGGCCGGAACACGAAACTTCCGGGTCGAGGAGATCTCGCGAATCGCCACCCTGACCAACGTCAGCACGGACTGGCTCAGCACCGGACGATCGGCACAGCCACCTCGGCGACGGACTGTTCCCCACTTCCACCGTGAAGCCGGCGACGGTCCGGCCGGCACCGATGCGCGGCCCGATGCTCGGACCGGGTCTGCGGACGCGACTGCCTCGCTGGATTACGAGGAATCACTCCCGAACCTGGCCAAGGCAGGGGAGTGGATGTCGAAGGGCAAACGCAACCGGCATCGGATCGTCGCGGCAGCCTGGGAACTCTACGCTGACCTGGGCGTCGACAACGTGCGCACCGAGGACGTCGCACAGGCGAGCGGACTGAGCACTTCGGCGGTCAACTACCACTTCCGGTCGAAGCCGCAGCTGCTGCAGGCAACACTGCGCTACACCCTTGACATCCTCTCCGGCATCCGCGGACTCACCGACCCCGATGACCCTTTGACCACTCTGCGCGAATTTGCGCGTGTCCACGCCGGGGTCAATGCCACGATTCGACGCGTATGGTCCATCTGGGTCCAAAGCTGGGCCCGGGCCGCCGTCGATGAGCACGCCAGAGCCACGCTCAACGAGGTGTACGCGGAATGGTTCGAGTTGTTCGCCTCGGTCGTCCTCGCCGGTCAGAAGGCCGGCACCATTCGTGCTGGTGACACCATCCTCATGGCCAAGGGACTGAGCGTCTTCATCGACGGACTCGGAGTTGCACGCAGCACGGGCCAGATGAACATCACTGATGACGAAGCGCTGCAGATGCTCGATGACTATCTCAACGACCACCTCGCGGCCGCAGTGCCTGACCACGGTTCGCCGACACAAGGCAAGCGAGGCACCCGAACTTCTGACCGACCCGTACCGCACCCGCAGGAAGAAGGCACATGA
- a CDS encoding CDP-glycerol glycerophosphotransferase family protein, translating to MEIRNLIARSAIATIGSARRKMTKASKVMSLRSQTPPRPTSRLQSLSITHAQNLLHVDLTPNAAVIPTGLWIEHDGNLVRLGSLETSLSRNSDAQPVTTCSISVNLDNVIERLPEWSSPTPAEADAENDDTGFVLRLHLEFDGIDSGALPSSHLEASHRGVPVALVRLGRAKQTQASNFNYRHANDHFYYPLINRNGHVVIEVDRPHRPYAQVRNDGLIIENGTLKVKGRITARGTEYVSAKLVVRGRTSGFRATSEVDLKLNEALSTNRFGLNHYVFASELDFNELVDEISDDNADLYLDLDPALADKPKRARIGTSRYLVRVSTTGNTVKSGSRTVSIIPYYTFKAKYPSLHLEVFHSTDHEYMQTLVSNRRSWKPPRPSERRPVWLIGELPYKAQDNGLQFFKFMRDEHPEIDAYYVIEPNSPERANLDGYDHVVDFRSHEHIQVALAADKIIGTHHPDFLYPTRESGFQRALHAESVFLQHGVTAAKWMVPNYGKFISGFDVDLITVCSEREKEFFVKDFGYAPEQIAVTGFARFDALLADDVNVRPGQLMIMPTWRAWLQDPDYFAESEYFQRWNSLLTSDRLRSLMEKYNLEPVFCLHPNMQQYSSHFRDAGIRVVVQGETDVQFLLKQSSMLITDYSSVAFDFAFLHKPVAYYQFDTRRFAQPHADPEREFPGPVVADEDQLLDAIETAYASGGEMDRKYRERADRFLTNRDTNSRERIFHAIQNSVSPRTTITDLAQSEPAQAAYRLVRRNKRYLSVMKRLYKLMRWAPLDSGTIVFETGQGKQYADSPRAIHEELVRRGDTRRKVWIYHKRLPVTDQYTTVVKRHSPAFFWYLATAKYWINNHNFPNYIHRRKQGLYIQTWHGTPLKRMFLDQDNFYGRDPGYIDRVKEASAQWNALVSPSPYATEAMRSSYAYEGQVYELGYPRNDVLRGPHTQKIRDDLRHRLSIPRDQTVVLYAPTFRDDQPTTKGRFAFDWPFDPEEFVQHFGNGVTLLLRTHFLVNTKPVIPEALKSNIIDVSGLPDINELFLASDILVTDYSSSFFDYSVLERPIIFFAYDLDNYRDNLRGFYLNYETDLPGPVTTTSGELFAEIDKAAVSTEADRERLRIFARMYAPNDDGHAAARVIDSLLAD from the coding sequence TTGGAGATTCGGAATCTCATCGCCCGCAGCGCAATCGCCACAATTGGCAGCGCGCGGAGAAAAATGACGAAGGCTTCTAAGGTAATGTCGCTTCGTTCGCAGACTCCGCCTCGCCCAACATCACGGTTGCAGTCGCTCAGTATCACCCATGCGCAGAACCTCCTCCATGTCGATCTCACGCCAAACGCAGCTGTTATCCCCACAGGACTCTGGATTGAGCACGATGGCAACCTAGTTCGCCTTGGCTCATTGGAGACATCCTTATCGCGGAACTCTGATGCTCAGCCCGTGACCACCTGCTCGATAAGCGTCAATCTCGATAATGTCATCGAACGACTCCCGGAGTGGTCTTCACCTACACCGGCTGAGGCAGATGCCGAAAACGACGACACCGGGTTCGTACTCCGCTTGCATCTCGAGTTCGACGGTATTGACTCGGGTGCTCTCCCCAGCTCTCACCTCGAAGCATCACACCGCGGCGTACCAGTGGCACTAGTTCGGCTGGGTCGGGCCAAGCAAACCCAGGCGTCAAATTTCAACTACCGCCATGCGAATGACCATTTCTACTATCCTCTGATCAACCGCAATGGTCATGTGGTGATCGAAGTGGATCGACCTCACCGGCCTTATGCGCAGGTCCGCAATGACGGCCTGATCATCGAGAACGGTACGCTGAAGGTCAAAGGGAGAATCACCGCACGCGGCACTGAATATGTAAGCGCCAAACTCGTAGTGCGCGGCCGAACCTCCGGGTTCCGAGCAACTTCCGAGGTCGACCTCAAGCTCAACGAGGCGCTCTCAACAAATCGGTTCGGTCTCAACCACTATGTCTTTGCATCTGAACTCGATTTCAACGAACTCGTCGACGAGATCAGCGATGACAATGCAGACTTGTATTTGGACCTGGATCCCGCTTTAGCAGACAAGCCAAAGCGAGCGCGAATCGGGACAAGCCGCTACCTCGTTCGCGTCAGCACGACTGGCAATACGGTGAAGTCCGGATCGCGTACTGTCTCAATCATCCCCTACTACACATTCAAGGCAAAGTATCCCTCCCTGCACCTTGAAGTCTTCCACTCGACCGACCACGAATACATGCAAACGCTGGTGTCGAACCGACGTTCCTGGAAACCGCCCCGCCCTTCAGAACGTCGCCCAGTGTGGCTGATCGGTGAACTGCCCTACAAGGCACAGGACAATGGACTCCAATTCTTCAAATTCATGCGTGACGAACATCCCGAAATCGATGCATATTACGTAATCGAACCAAATTCGCCGGAAAGAGCGAACCTCGACGGCTACGACCATGTCGTAGACTTCCGCTCGCACGAACATATCCAAGTGGCCCTTGCCGCTGACAAAATCATCGGAACTCACCACCCGGATTTCCTCTATCCCACGAGGGAATCTGGCTTCCAAAGAGCTTTGCACGCCGAATCAGTATTTCTCCAACATGGCGTCACAGCTGCCAAGTGGATGGTGCCCAATTACGGTAAGTTCATCAGTGGTTTCGACGTGGACCTCATCACTGTCTGCTCTGAACGCGAGAAGGAATTCTTCGTCAAAGATTTTGGCTACGCGCCCGAGCAGATAGCAGTCACCGGCTTCGCCAGATTCGATGCTCTGCTTGCCGACGATGTCAATGTCCGTCCAGGCCAGCTCATGATCATGCCGACGTGGCGAGCGTGGTTGCAAGATCCTGACTACTTTGCCGAATCGGAATACTTCCAGCGTTGGAACTCCCTACTGACCAGTGACCGTTTGCGATCACTGATGGAAAAGTACAATCTCGAACCGGTCTTCTGCCTTCATCCGAACATGCAGCAGTACAGTTCGCACTTCCGTGATGCAGGAATTCGCGTGGTCGTCCAAGGCGAAACTGACGTCCAGTTTCTCCTTAAACAGAGTTCCATGCTCATCACTGACTACTCGAGCGTCGCCTTCGATTTTGCGTTCCTGCACAAACCAGTTGCCTACTACCAGTTCGACACTCGTCGGTTCGCTCAGCCACATGCCGATCCGGAAAGGGAATTCCCCGGTCCTGTAGTCGCAGATGAGGACCAACTTCTAGACGCCATTGAGACCGCATATGCATCGGGCGGTGAAATGGATCGAAAGTATCGGGAACGAGCTGACCGCTTCCTAACAAATCGTGACACCAATAGTCGGGAGCGCATCTTCCACGCAATTCAAAACTCGGTCAGTCCTCGCACAACGATTACGGATCTGGCCCAGAGCGAGCCCGCCCAGGCCGCGTACAGACTCGTACGGCGCAATAAGCGCTATCTGTCTGTCATGAAGAGGCTGTACAAACTGATGCGTTGGGCTCCCCTAGATTCTGGAACCATCGTTTTCGAAACGGGCCAGGGTAAGCAATACGCCGACAGCCCCCGCGCAATTCACGAGGAGCTGGTCCGACGCGGGGACACCCGCCGGAAAGTATGGATCTACCACAAGCGGCTGCCGGTGACGGACCAGTACACCACCGTCGTCAAACGGCACTCGCCCGCGTTCTTCTGGTACCTTGCCACAGCGAAATACTGGATCAACAACCACAACTTCCCGAACTACATCCACCGGCGGAAGCAGGGGCTGTATATCCAAACGTGGCATGGAACACCGCTCAAGCGCATGTTCCTCGATCAAGACAACTTCTACGGACGCGATCCTGGTTACATTGACCGGGTCAAAGAGGCTTCGGCACAGTGGAATGCACTGGTCTCTCCCTCACCATACGCAACAGAGGCGATGAGATCGTCATACGCATATGAGGGACAGGTCTATGAGCTGGGTTACCCACGAAACGACGTGCTGCGCGGCCCACACACACAAAAGATTCGCGACGACCTTCGCCACCGGCTCTCAATCCCGCGTGATCAGACGGTAGTGCTATATGCTCCGACCTTCCGCGATGACCAGCCAACGACCAAAGGACGATTCGCCTTCGACTGGCCGTTCGACCCGGAGGAGTTTGTCCAACATTTCGGCAATGGCGTCACACTTCTCTTGCGCACGCACTTCCTGGTCAATACCAAGCCCGTTATCCCAGAAGCTCTCAAGTCCAATATAATCGACGTCAGTGGTCTTCCAGATATCAACGAACTCTTCTTAGCAAGTGACATTCTCGTCACAGATTATTCATCGTCATTCTTTGACTATTCAGTCCTCGAACGGCCGATCATCTTCTTCGCTTACGATCTGGATAATTACCGCGACAACCTTCGCGGTTTCTACCTCAACTACGAAACGGATCTCCCAGGTCCGGTGACAACCACTTCGGGCGAACTCTTTGCCGAAATCGACAAAGCGGCTGTATCCACTGAAGCTGACAGGGAACGCCTGAGAATTTTCGCGCGGATGTACGCTCCCAACGACGACGGTCATGCGGCGGCTCGAGTCATCGATAGTCTCCTCGCGGACTAG
- a CDS encoding polysaccharide pyruvyl transferase family protein, producing the protein MGKRYLMRLGKTPFEPYNGFDTLDRNTIGRNNGNLIFGNAAHKLFSTADAIVDANRYKINKSMAAKVNDEYDGFILPLANAFRPGFEAELTRTTEFIENLKIPFLMLSGGAQLPLDGNPASLKKIEPTVRRFAKAVLDKSSALTVRGELTAEYLTSLGFKDVIVVGCPSMTMNGRGHRVEQADELNPGSPIAYNVQTNNLFGGDLVADAEDNFDATYMPQDLATLEMMLWGTTPYSGHDERLPLSRSHSQFSGAKAQFHLDAPVWIKRMSEMSFSFGPRIHGNVAAILAGTPGLVLAHDGRTLELSRYHGVPTIDLTAEECPSTVAELYARADYTEFNRGHAERFDVLSDFIHDNGFTHIYDPGQEGALADYEHRVSSTDYPDPQASLWHDVPPEFVRMTSMLQSRYLALKKAQKAAKATSGAEPSESRLHEIESRLAKAEAALGETQSTVRSVRSTADRADRRVDKMMKVPLSLKKLFRRQSGQ; encoded by the coding sequence ATGGGCAAGCGATATTTGATGAGGCTGGGAAAGACTCCGTTCGAGCCCTACAACGGATTCGATACTCTTGACCGCAACACAATTGGCCGAAATAACGGCAACTTGATCTTCGGCAATGCCGCTCATAAGCTCTTTTCGACCGCTGACGCCATAGTCGACGCAAATCGCTACAAGATCAACAAATCGATGGCGGCAAAGGTCAACGACGAGTACGACGGCTTTATTCTGCCTTTGGCAAACGCTTTCCGTCCGGGGTTCGAGGCTGAACTCACCCGTACAACAGAATTCATCGAAAATCTCAAGATTCCATTCCTCATGCTCTCTGGCGGCGCACAATTGCCTCTGGACGGCAACCCAGCAAGTTTGAAGAAAATTGAACCGACGGTGAGACGGTTTGCGAAGGCGGTGCTGGACAAGTCAAGTGCACTGACAGTGAGGGGCGAACTCACGGCTGAGTATCTGACCTCGCTCGGTTTTAAGGACGTTATCGTGGTTGGGTGCCCGTCGATGACGATGAACGGGCGAGGGCATCGCGTCGAGCAAGCCGACGAGCTCAATCCGGGATCACCAATCGCCTACAACGTGCAGACTAATAATCTGTTCGGAGGCGACCTCGTCGCTGATGCTGAAGACAATTTCGACGCCACCTACATGCCGCAGGACCTCGCCACCTTGGAAATGATGTTGTGGGGGACGACTCCTTACAGTGGTCACGACGAGCGACTGCCGCTCTCACGCAGTCACTCGCAGTTCAGCGGGGCGAAGGCACAGTTTCATCTTGATGCGCCGGTATGGATTAAGCGCATGAGCGAGATGAGCTTCTCCTTCGGCCCGCGTATTCATGGAAATGTAGCTGCCATCCTGGCGGGCACGCCGGGTCTCGTCTTGGCCCATGACGGGCGAACTCTTGAACTGTCGCGCTATCACGGGGTGCCGACTATCGACCTCACGGCTGAAGAATGTCCGAGTACCGTTGCAGAGCTCTATGCGCGAGCCGATTACACCGAGTTCAATCGTGGACACGCCGAACGCTTCGACGTCTTGAGCGATTTCATACACGACAACGGATTCACCCACATTTACGATCCCGGACAAGAAGGCGCATTGGCAGATTACGAGCATCGTGTGTCATCGACAGACTACCCGGACCCACAGGCAAGCCTGTGGCACGATGTGCCACCCGAGTTCGTCCGTATGACCTCGATGCTCCAGAGTCGCTACCTCGCTCTCAAAAAGGCGCAGAAAGCGGCCAAGGCGACAAGTGGTGCAGAACCTTCCGAGAGCAGGCTTCACGAAATCGAAAGTCGTCTGGCCAAGGCAGAAGCCGCGCTTGGGGAAACACAAAGTACGGTGCGATCAGTCCGATCTACTGCAGACCGTGCTGACAGGCGAGTAGACAAGATGATGAAAGTTCCGCTGAGTCTGAAAAAGCTGTTTCGCCGCCAAAGCGGCCAGTGA
- a CDS encoding glycosyltransferase: MLKRNPHFPKASIYGLIGGIPETFGGRTSVCLQRANAIAELDERHVEILTLSPKNGVDTQALTERLREEGRIGNRVAIRNVWADLRHADAHDLLQIAGNNSQSITVDPTQLPAYDGSPEILEVDSAGKTIRADRFREDGTRYNSYRPGDLDTKKSSVLFDLRGRPIAQWAEQYELYFAWMDWLIGTEPAIIINDGPPLARYLHKYQRANVVLVQTIHSKHSADPTKRTHRLGWTYTPALKNVDRFDHLAVLTESQRSDLSDLNYVMDNASVLPNMTTAEPIKRIKPRKPGAGVMLARTTFLKRIDHAITAVHKAQQTGVDATFDIYGVADEAQESLEALIAEIGVGDTIRLRGFDPRAKSKFEESSFTLLTSEYEGQPLVLLESMAVGCIPIAYDIKYGPADIITHGVNGFLVSPGDVDAMAKCIGDLHSMAEPELLQIRKAAIKRAQDFSPEKITRMWGRMLNQAVDNKVPPRQVEGKAQLVDLVVDGNEMQLTVKITGDAAKNPTWSLLTWTERNGKRFGRLPAHGEEVEGQFMITASALADDFASIDRGFVDLWIDLRTDGQPCRLRIKGAQALEPTKFAWAELYSTKFGSLSIRYDSPHLESATESPQVN; encoded by the coding sequence ATGCTCAAACGAAACCCTCACTTCCCCAAGGCTTCCATCTACGGGCTCATCGGGGGAATCCCAGAGACGTTCGGTGGCAGAACGAGTGTGTGCCTGCAGAGAGCTAATGCGATTGCTGAGCTCGATGAGAGACATGTCGAGATTCTCACGCTTTCTCCCAAGAATGGTGTTGACACTCAAGCACTGACGGAGCGGTTGCGCGAGGAGGGCCGTATCGGGAATCGCGTGGCGATCAGAAATGTGTGGGCGGATCTCCGTCACGCTGACGCGCACGACTTGTTGCAGATAGCAGGGAACAACTCCCAGTCGATCACCGTCGACCCGACACAGCTGCCTGCATATGACGGATCGCCGGAGATCCTAGAGGTCGATTCCGCCGGAAAGACGATCCGTGCTGACCGATTCAGGGAGGACGGCACTCGCTACAACAGCTATCGACCGGGCGACCTGGATACCAAGAAGAGTTCCGTGCTCTTCGACCTGCGAGGTCGTCCAATTGCGCAATGGGCTGAACAGTACGAGCTCTATTTTGCATGGATGGACTGGCTGATCGGTACCGAGCCCGCGATCATCATCAACGACGGCCCCCCGTTGGCACGGTATCTACACAAGTACCAACGCGCAAACGTTGTCCTCGTTCAAACCATTCACAGCAAGCACTCGGCAGATCCCACCAAGCGCACACACAGGTTGGGGTGGACATATACTCCTGCGCTGAAGAATGTTGACCGATTCGATCACCTGGCAGTACTCACCGAGTCACAGCGGTCCGACCTCTCCGACCTCAATTACGTGATGGACAATGCGTCGGTTCTGCCAAACATGACCACCGCCGAACCGATCAAACGGATCAAACCTCGCAAACCAGGTGCCGGAGTCATGCTCGCGCGCACGACTTTCCTCAAACGCATCGATCACGCGATCACTGCCGTTCACAAGGCGCAGCAAACTGGTGTAGATGCCACGTTCGACATCTATGGGGTCGCAGACGAAGCTCAGGAGTCCTTGGAAGCGCTCATCGCTGAGATCGGGGTGGGCGACACCATCCGGCTTCGCGGATTCGATCCGAGAGCGAAGAGCAAATTTGAAGAATCATCATTCACTCTCCTCACCAGCGAGTATGAAGGGCAACCGCTAGTTTTACTCGAAAGTATGGCGGTAGGTTGCATTCCAATCGCGTACGACATCAAATACGGGCCAGCAGACATCATCACCCACGGTGTCAATGGCTTCCTCGTATCGCCCGGAGATGTCGATGCCATGGCCAAGTGCATCGGAGACCTTCACTCCATGGCCGAGCCTGAGCTCCTTCAAATCCGCAAAGCAGCCATTAAGCGAGCTCAGGACTTCTCGCCGGAGAAGATCACCCGAATGTGGGGAAGGATGCTCAACCAGGCAGTGGACAATAAGGTCCCACCCCGACAAGTTGAAGGCAAGGCGCAACTGGTCGACCTAGTCGTCGATGGAAACGAAATGCAGCTAACCGTGAAGATCACTGGAGATGCCGCGAAAAATCCAACGTGGTCGTTGCTGACTTGGACCGAAAGGAATGGCAAACGATTCGGTCGTCTGCCCGCACACGGCGAGGAGGTCGAAGGTCAATTTATGATCACTGCGTCAGCCCTTGCTGACGATTTTGCTTCTATCGACCGTGGCTTCGTTGACCTTTGGATCGACTTGCGTACAGACGGACAACCTTGCCGGCTGCGTATCAAAGGGGCTCAAGCACTCGAGCCCACCAAGTTCGCATGGGCGGAGCTGTATTCGACTAAGTTCGGCAGTCTGAGCATCCGCTACGACTCGCCACACCTTGAATCCGCTACCGAGTCGCCGCAGGTCAATTAG
- a CDS encoding ABC transporter substrate-binding protein: MITPNRRQALGAGLSISALAGLSACGGTSVGAADAGDPVKGGSLRVGVTGGNSADTVDAHIPVNSGDVCRAVNLYNALYGWDDDSQVVPLLAESFESNADATVWTCTLKAGIKFSDGSPITPDDVIFTFKRITDPDDPKTAAANFSMLDKVVAKDDCTVEFHLSEANGLFKDAVAEYTAAIVPEGYDPENPVCSGPFKLKSFTPAQSTVLVPNEHYFDYDKMYLDEVQLLNFNDSDALINALLSTQVDAIAQIPVALVEVIGADERMAILNSETGMWLPLTMRVDKAPFDDVKVRQAFRLVVDREQMIEQVLSGFGTVGNDMFGPLSENYPEFPQRKQDIPKAKKLLAEAGYPDGLDVELVTAPIQSGAVESAQVFAQQAAEAGIRVKIRRVDATTFFGEEYLQWDFAQDFWYTRDFLPQVISCALEESPFNETHWDEPAFNKIFDKVRGIPEVEKRRDMEHELQKMLYDEGGYIIWGFANQVDAFQKYVGGLVKNSTGRPLGGWRFDRVWIGKV, from the coding sequence ATGATCACACCGAATCGAAGACAAGCGTTGGGGGCTGGGCTGTCGATATCCGCACTCGCCGGCTTGAGCGCCTGCGGGGGCACATCCGTCGGAGCCGCCGATGCCGGAGATCCCGTCAAAGGCGGAAGCCTGCGCGTGGGAGTCACCGGCGGCAACTCCGCGGACACCGTCGATGCCCACATTCCCGTCAACAGCGGCGACGTCTGCCGCGCAGTGAACCTCTACAACGCACTCTACGGGTGGGACGACGACTCCCAAGTCGTGCCGCTGTTGGCCGAGTCCTTCGAATCCAATGCCGACGCCACCGTGTGGACGTGCACACTGAAAGCAGGCATCAAGTTCTCCGACGGCAGTCCGATCACCCCCGATGATGTGATCTTCACCTTCAAGCGGATCACTGACCCCGACGATCCCAAAACAGCGGCCGCGAACTTCTCCATGCTCGACAAAGTTGTCGCCAAGGATGACTGCACCGTGGAGTTCCACCTCAGTGAGGCCAACGGACTGTTCAAAGACGCTGTGGCCGAATACACCGCGGCAATCGTCCCCGAAGGCTACGACCCGGAGAACCCAGTGTGTTCCGGGCCGTTCAAACTCAAGTCCTTCACTCCAGCCCAGTCGACGGTGCTCGTACCTAACGAGCACTACTTCGACTACGACAAGATGTACCTCGACGAGGTGCAGCTGCTGAACTTCAACGACTCAGATGCGCTCATCAACGCGCTCCTTTCAACCCAGGTCGACGCGATCGCGCAGATCCCGGTGGCACTGGTCGAAGTCATCGGCGCCGATGAACGCATGGCCATTCTCAACTCCGAGACCGGTATGTGGCTGCCCTTGACCATGCGCGTGGACAAGGCGCCCTTTGATGACGTCAAGGTGCGTCAGGCCTTCCGTCTCGTCGTCGACCGGGAGCAGATGATCGAACAGGTCCTCTCTGGCTTCGGCACCGTCGGCAATGACATGTTCGGTCCGCTGAGTGAGAACTATCCCGAGTTCCCGCAGCGCAAACAGGACATTCCCAAAGCCAAGAAGCTCCTCGCCGAGGCGGGCTATCCCGATGGTCTCGACGTCGAGTTGGTGACCGCACCGATTCAGTCCGGTGCCGTGGAATCTGCTCAGGTCTTCGCTCAGCAGGCCGCCGAGGCAGGGATTCGGGTCAAGATCCGCAGAGTCGATGCGACGACGTTCTTCGGCGAGGAATACCTGCAGTGGGACTTCGCTCAGGACTTCTGGTACACCCGAGACTTCCTGCCGCAGGTCATCTCCTGCGCCCTCGAAGAGTCACCCTTCAACGAAACCCACTGGGACGAACCGGCCTTCAACAAGATCTTCGACAAGGTCCGCGGCATTCCCGAGGTCGAGAAGCGACGCGACATGGAACACGAACTGCAGAAGATGCTCTACGACGAAGGCGGCTACATCATCTGGGGATTCGCCAACCAGGTCGATGCCTTCCAGAAGTACGTCGGCGGTCTGGTCAAGAACTCCACCGGGCGCCCCCTGGGCGGCTGGCGGTTCGACCGCGTATGGATCGGAAAGGTGTGA